In Archangium violaceum, the following are encoded in one genomic region:
- a CDS encoding metal-dependent hydrolase, translating into MASFGHVAVGMALGRIGAGAAPPRRVAASMLLMSALAMLPDADVIAFKLRIPYGAEWGHRGASHSLVLAVVTALVVAAGARATRRPALKAGLLTLVAVGSHGLLDAMTTGGLGAAILWPFTQARYFFPMRPIPVAPIGAGMLSARGLHVVMVEALLFLPFWAYALWPRRRVARPVEG; encoded by the coding sequence ATGGCGAGCTTCGGTCACGTGGCGGTGGGAATGGCATTGGGACGCATCGGCGCGGGAGCTGCGCCGCCGAGGCGTGTGGCCGCCAGCATGCTGCTGATGTCCGCGCTGGCGATGCTGCCGGACGCGGACGTCATCGCCTTCAAGCTGAGGATTCCCTACGGAGCGGAGTGGGGACACCGCGGGGCGTCGCACTCGCTCGTCCTGGCGGTGGTGACGGCGCTGGTGGTGGCGGCGGGGGCACGCGCGACCCGGAGGCCGGCGCTGAAGGCGGGGCTGCTCACCCTCGTGGCCGTGGGGAGCCACGGCCTGCTGGACGCGATGACCACGGGAGGCCTGGGTGCGGCGATCCTCTGGCCCTTCACCCAGGCCCGCTACTTCTTCCCGATGCGCCCCATCCCCGTGGCCCCCATTGGAGCGGGAATGCTCTCCGCGCGAGGCCTGCACGTGGTGATGGTGGAAGCACTCCTGTTCCTGCCCTTCTGGGCCTATGCGCTGTGGCCGCGCCGCCGGGTGGCGCGTCCCGTGGAGGGATGA
- a CDS encoding S8 family serine peptidase, whose amino-acid sequence MKTRPTPRRLRRGSRLLSTLVLMAHSASAAPSEARRIPEPPQALREQLSAFELGSSEPVSVIVKLASEPVAAHAAAYKNRGQAIAEGARRAQREKVRGERGRIIGELARLGLKGGPRHVYEEALNGFALRVPADQLALIASLPGVVGIYPDAEVVREQGLKEDTDAPAPAPELTESVPAIGAPALWARGYRGEGMLVAILDDGVDYTHPDLGGCLGAGCKVQGGYDFVDLDADPQEAPEDYHGTHVAATAAGLKGVAPGAKLLAIRVLGTSTSGKSSNLSAVMAGLDYAVAQGADVANMSLGLGTTYAQANNLWGEMVANAVRAGVVVTNSNGNNGPGTYTTGVYAATPDTIGVGNSDARAARYPRTTLAATGEALLGGSYGTSFPASLLGTHLQVVDVGYGNAPSDYAGKSVVGKLVIAQRGGTGDVSFVNKANQAAAAGAAGILLYNDAARATDFTTAALGLPSFTLSYANGRKVLANPLVVVNDFNPGPQMNSGSSRGPTPDLLMKPDVSAPGTAIVAAVPFAISATGYASLSGTSMASPHIAGSAALLRQAHPEWTPLQVKTALMNTAGNLATLTGDSYRTIEQGSGFVDLSRALAPAVSIAPGSLSFGMLTPEGGYSATRTLTVTPRAAGRGYQVRAELLKSWPGVTAASSVTQVSTDGSAVEVGLSVSVDPAVAAAGEYEGYLRFTNTEDPSDSYRVPFFFVHRLPVSELRLADLFIGTQANGRESVDVSFKVGQPLADWYLGSMAGTRYTANQGPAQPGSRTYRWNGRTSAGLLLAEGNWNMGVWYRLPGTTTFTFGTTYTRFFVDRTAPLLAIDAPAPGVVSNPRLALTGAVADSGMYTWGDVGGRVDINGQPADLFLRAPALSFPEQNSELAFGHELTLREGMNTVTLYAEDRSGNRSAVTYTYELRLDTRGPVTVATASPGPNGFGWNNGSVTVGLAATDTDGSGVSGLDYGLAGAPLVSVAGASAQVRLESEGIQTLEFRAVDQAGNVEPTKSLGVRIDRTAPALGVSGEGSYTVEQTVAVSCTAADALSGLDLDPCGAPVVSEAAWNLPLGTSTFPLLASDRAGNVTSRQVSVTVRATFDSLRALTSRLLEGAAPGQANSLGAKLDAAKSASERGNTTAANHQLAAYRHQVEAQSGKALTAEQAATLSRLAEALTH is encoded by the coding sequence GTGAAGACCCGCCCTACCCCGAGGAGGCTCCGCAGGGGCTCCCGGCTGCTGTCCACGCTCGTGCTCATGGCCCACTCCGCGTCGGCGGCGCCGTCCGAGGCGCGCCGGATTCCGGAGCCACCGCAGGCGCTGAGAGAGCAGCTCTCGGCGTTCGAGCTCGGCTCCAGCGAGCCGGTGTCCGTCATCGTGAAGCTGGCGTCGGAGCCGGTGGCGGCGCATGCGGCGGCCTACAAGAACCGGGGCCAGGCCATCGCGGAGGGGGCGCGGCGAGCGCAGCGGGAGAAGGTCCGGGGCGAGCGAGGGCGCATCATCGGCGAGCTGGCGCGACTGGGGCTCAAGGGCGGTCCGCGCCACGTGTACGAGGAGGCGCTCAACGGCTTCGCCCTCAGGGTGCCCGCGGACCAGCTGGCGCTGATCGCCTCGCTGCCCGGGGTGGTGGGCATCTATCCCGACGCGGAGGTGGTGAGGGAGCAGGGGCTGAAGGAGGACACGGACGCGCCGGCGCCCGCGCCCGAGCTCACCGAGAGCGTGCCAGCCATTGGCGCACCGGCCCTCTGGGCGCGGGGCTACCGGGGCGAGGGCATGCTGGTGGCCATCCTGGATGACGGAGTGGACTACACCCACCCGGACCTGGGCGGGTGCCTGGGCGCGGGGTGCAAGGTGCAGGGGGGCTATGACTTCGTGGACCTCGACGCGGATCCACAGGAGGCCCCGGAGGACTACCACGGCACGCACGTGGCGGCGACGGCGGCGGGCCTCAAGGGCGTGGCGCCCGGGGCGAAGCTGCTGGCCATCCGGGTGCTGGGCACGAGCACCAGCGGGAAGTCGAGCAACCTGTCGGCGGTGATGGCGGGCCTGGACTACGCGGTGGCCCAGGGTGCGGACGTGGCCAACATGAGCCTCGGACTGGGCACCACGTATGCACAGGCCAACAACCTCTGGGGCGAGATGGTGGCCAACGCCGTCCGCGCGGGCGTCGTGGTCACCAACTCCAACGGCAACAACGGGCCGGGCACGTACACCACGGGCGTGTATGCGGCCACGCCGGACACCATTGGCGTGGGCAACTCGGACGCGCGAGCGGCGCGCTACCCGCGCACGACCCTGGCGGCCACGGGCGAGGCGCTGCTGGGCGGCTCCTACGGCACGTCCTTCCCGGCGTCGCTGCTCGGCACCCACCTGCAGGTGGTGGACGTGGGCTATGGCAACGCGCCCTCGGACTACGCGGGCAAGAGCGTGGTGGGCAAGCTCGTCATCGCCCAGCGTGGCGGGACGGGGGACGTGTCCTTCGTCAACAAGGCCAACCAGGCGGCGGCGGCCGGGGCCGCGGGCATCCTCCTTTATAACGACGCCGCCCGCGCCACGGACTTCACCACCGCCGCCCTGGGGCTGCCGAGCTTCACACTGTCCTACGCCAACGGGCGCAAGGTGCTCGCCAACCCGCTCGTCGTCGTCAACGACTTCAACCCGGGCCCGCAGATGAACTCGGGCAGCTCGCGCGGGCCCACGCCGGATCTCCTCATGAAGCCGGACGTCAGCGCGCCCGGCACCGCCATCGTCGCCGCGGTGCCCTTCGCCATCAGCGCCACCGGCTACGCGTCCCTCTCCGGCACCTCGATGGCGTCCCCGCACATCGCCGGCTCGGCGGCGCTGCTGAGGCAGGCGCACCCCGAGTGGACGCCCCTCCAGGTGAAGACCGCGCTGATGAACACCGCCGGGAACCTCGCCACGCTGACGGGTGACAGCTACCGCACCATCGAGCAGGGCTCGGGCTTCGTGGACCTGTCCCGGGCCCTCGCGCCCGCCGTCTCCATCGCGCCGGGGAGCCTCAGCTTCGGCATGCTGACGCCGGAGGGTGGATACAGCGCCACGCGCACGCTCACCGTCACCCCGAGGGCCGCTGGCCGCGGCTACCAGGTGCGGGCGGAGCTGCTCAAGAGCTGGCCCGGCGTGACGGCGGCGTCGAGCGTCACCCAGGTGAGCACGGACGGGAGCGCGGTGGAGGTGGGCCTGTCGGTCTCGGTGGACCCCGCGGTGGCCGCCGCGGGCGAGTACGAGGGCTACCTGCGCTTCACCAACACCGAGGACCCGAGCGACAGCTACCGGGTGCCGTTCTTCTTCGTGCACCGGCTGCCGGTGAGCGAGCTGCGGCTGGCGGACCTCTTCATCGGGACGCAGGCCAACGGCCGCGAGTCGGTGGACGTGAGCTTCAAGGTGGGCCAGCCGCTGGCGGACTGGTACCTGGGCTCGATGGCGGGGACGCGCTACACGGCGAACCAGGGGCCAGCGCAGCCCGGGAGCCGGACGTACCGGTGGAACGGCCGGACCAGCGCGGGCCTGCTGCTGGCGGAGGGCAACTGGAACATGGGCGTGTGGTACCGGCTGCCGGGCACCACGACGTTCACCTTCGGCACCACGTACACCCGCTTCTTCGTGGACCGCACCGCGCCGCTGCTCGCCATCGACGCGCCGGCGCCCGGAGTGGTGTCCAACCCGCGGCTTGCCCTCACGGGCGCGGTGGCGGACAGCGGGATGTACACCTGGGGCGACGTGGGCGGACGGGTGGACATCAACGGCCAGCCCGCGGACCTCTTCCTGCGAGCCCCCGCGCTGAGCTTCCCCGAGCAGAACAGCGAGCTCGCCTTCGGCCACGAGCTCACCCTGCGTGAGGGGATGAACACCGTCACCCTCTACGCCGAGGACCGCTCAGGCAACCGGAGCGCGGTGACGTACACCTATGAGCTCCGGCTGGACACCCGGGGGCCGGTGACGGTGGCCACGGCCTCGCCGGGGCCGAATGGCTTCGGCTGGAACAACGGGAGCGTGACGGTGGGGCTCGCCGCCACGGACACGGACGGCTCGGGGGTGAGCGGGTTGGACTACGGGCTCGCGGGTGCTCCGCTGGTGAGCGTGGCGGGCGCGTCCGCCCAGGTGCGGCTGGAGTCCGAGGGCATCCAGACCCTCGAGTTCCGCGCCGTGGACCAGGCGGGGAACGTGGAGCCGACGAAGTCGCTGGGGGTCCGCATCGACCGCACGGCCCCGGCCCTGGGGGTGAGCGGCGAGGGCAGCTACACGGTGGAGCAGACGGTGGCCGTGAGCTGCACGGCGGCGGACGCGCTCTCCGGGCTGGACCTGGATCCGTGCGGCGCTCCGGTGGTGAGCGAGGCCGCGTGGAACCTCCCGCTCGGCACGAGCACCTTCCCGCTGCTCGCGAGCGACCGGGCGGGCAACGTGACGAGCAGGCAGGTGAGCGTGACGGTGCGGGCGACCTTCGACTCGCTCCGTGCGTTGACGAGCCGCTTGCTGGAGGGCGCGGCGCCGGGCCAGGCGAACAGCCTGGGGGCGAAGCTGGATGCGGCGAAGAGCGCCTCGGAGCGGGGCAACACCACCGCGGCGAACCACCAGCTCGCCGCCTACCGGCACCAGGTGGAGGCGCAGTCGGGCAAGGCCCTCACGGCCGAGCAGGCGGCGACGCTGAGCCGGCTGGCCGAGGCGCTGACGCACTAG
- the proS gene encoding proline--tRNA ligase codes for MAEKLAPREKGFSEWYVDLVQKAKLADYSDVKGCMVIRPNGYAIWENMQRVLDKMFKDLGHKNAYFPLLIPESYLKKEAEHVEGFNPQLAVVTHAGGAKLEEPYVIRPTSETIINRSFAKWIQSYRDLPLLINQWANVMRWEMRTRLFLRTTEFLWQEGHTCHETEDDAEKETLQMLEVYRKFAEDYMAMPVMTGRKTESEKFAGALRTYSIEAMMQDKKALQAGTSHNLGQNFAKAFDTMFQGRDGKQHHVWQTSWGVSTRLIGGLIMTHSDDAGLIVPPRLAPTHVVVIPIAGKATEAEKTQVLEKTHALAADLRKAGLSVVVDDDDTKSPGFKYNEHELVGTCLRVELGPKDLAKGSCVMVRRDARQKEFIQLDQAVGKAQEMLEQMQKSLFEKAKSFRDSHTFEVNSYEEMKEKADAGFLLAHWNGDAKVEARIKEETGLTTRNRPFALKQEAGKCVVTGEPSPGRIVFSKAY; via the coding sequence ATGGCCGAGAAGCTGGCACCGCGCGAGAAGGGCTTTTCCGAGTGGTACGTGGACCTGGTCCAGAAGGCGAAGCTCGCCGACTACTCGGACGTGAAGGGCTGCATGGTCATCCGGCCCAATGGCTATGCCATCTGGGAGAACATGCAGCGCGTCCTGGACAAGATGTTCAAGGACCTGGGGCACAAGAACGCCTACTTCCCGCTGCTCATCCCCGAGAGCTACCTGAAGAAGGAAGCCGAGCACGTCGAGGGCTTCAACCCGCAGTTGGCGGTGGTGACGCACGCGGGCGGGGCCAAGCTGGAGGAGCCCTACGTCATCCGGCCCACGTCGGAAACCATCATCAACCGCAGCTTCGCCAAGTGGATCCAGAGCTACCGGGACTTGCCGCTGCTCATCAACCAGTGGGCGAACGTGATGCGCTGGGAGATGCGCACGCGGCTGTTCCTGCGCACCACCGAGTTCCTCTGGCAGGAGGGTCACACCTGCCACGAGACGGAGGACGACGCGGAGAAGGAGACGCTGCAGATGCTGGAGGTCTACCGGAAGTTCGCCGAGGACTACATGGCGATGCCGGTGATGACGGGGCGCAAGACGGAGTCGGAGAAGTTCGCCGGCGCGCTGCGCACCTACAGCATCGAGGCGATGATGCAGGACAAGAAGGCGCTGCAGGCGGGCACGAGCCACAACCTGGGGCAGAACTTCGCCAAGGCCTTCGACACGATGTTCCAGGGTCGGGACGGCAAGCAGCACCACGTGTGGCAGACGTCGTGGGGCGTGTCGACGCGCCTCATTGGCGGTCTGATCATGACGCACTCGGATGACGCGGGGCTCATCGTGCCGCCGAGGCTGGCGCCGACGCACGTGGTGGTGATTCCCATCGCGGGCAAGGCGACGGAGGCGGAGAAGACGCAGGTGTTGGAGAAGACGCACGCGCTGGCGGCGGACCTGAGGAAGGCGGGCCTGAGCGTGGTGGTGGACGACGACGACACGAAGAGCCCGGGCTTCAAGTACAACGAGCACGAGCTGGTGGGCACGTGCCTGCGTGTGGAGCTGGGGCCGAAGGATCTGGCGAAGGGCTCGTGCGTGATGGTGCGGCGGGATGCGCGGCAGAAGGAGTTCATCCAGCTGGACCAGGCGGTGGGGAAGGCGCAGGAGATGCTGGAGCAGATGCAGAAGTCGCTGTTCGAGAAGGCGAAGAGCTTCCGGGACTCGCACACCTTCGAGGTGAACAGCTACGAGGAGATGAAGGAGAAGGCGGACGCGGGGTTCCTGTTGGCGCACTGGAACGGGGACGCGAAGGTGGAGGCGCGGATCAAGGAGGAGACGGGGCTGACGACGCGCAACCGTCCGTTCGCGCTGAAGCAGGAGGCGGGCAAGTGCGTGGTGACGGGCGAGCCGTCGCCGGGCCGGATCGTCTTCTCGAAGGCGTATTAA
- a CDS encoding pilus assembly protein PilY → MNAWSHLRRVSITALLLAPALARPEESTPKAACCQLTTSLAAEALRGEDLTGDERFFTSESTPPNVHFLIDTSASMRELPQVDEGNHEAFFASGDGCTQPDLLAVEAANGWNPNVAYPVPDPDHPTLFSDDKLYAYMFWEDLNAPAFQWNSKEDACAYQHPASSDPTRVGYDACLSCLQQKGFYKRPGATGSKPGNDPRRLTYVFTGRFLNFNPPKYVTAKATLKSILKDMRRVRVGLSSFDADNTVHGALMSLPQGPTCDQLRADPNAFETARTHYLAAVDALRFKAATPLAESLLNLGQYFSSDNSLYTDTFGFDASYLKSGFQNAALARPERSWCWGCQATSIVIVTDGEPSADDHVPAAALERLNGGPVTCPATEPCPEDAQHKLDDVAKLLATQDLQRGNPAVVGDFDTGGQQSLTIHAIGFGVNANILKNAARVGGGLYHSANDGAGLRKALQDIIANVDRRATSFATASVSGMQLSGAGGTLVPRLRPGRDRDEPWRGYLYRYKLASELLLGCAPEQAASGSDPKDLNGDKDCEDVHLIDADGDAVVEDELGDFVKVKDRLQPARPFWEAGQKLKATAAPTQRWKTRDLYTLVDNGGPQGNPDGRLDANDTPVEFTEANAALLRESLGIGDGGCTVAGEKLGPDDCARAVIRYYRGADVLNPDKARRDFDRPFLLHDIFHSAPQNVEPPMPRAFCGFSQQCLQTLFAGRTERKQYEEPGTGRTHDAYDEYVSLHKERDRVVLVGSNGGMLHAIHNGRRSGEDPLTGLTQHDEGTGEELWAFVPPDLLPKLLPKLGKHGWFVDGTPMVREVWLDGVGTAGDAVADGVKQASEFRTVAVVGSGTGGVHRFALDLTALLPSPGANQPGRAPNQKGDFLWMWPQPCDALALQLGESDGHFAPRPPPIGPVALADPEGPWSVDGKAAREEWVVFLNGGYDRSLSRGRGLAMVDMKTGETLWSFFHGDGSARSEHLRHPFAASVAMMDIGGELSSKPDGDLLFDTATVADYGGQVWTVRFWEPGERTPEGRVGNWFAARAFQVKASGPDTVRPSFSYMTSNTVQPDTGYLRTFVGTGDRYNLAESGGTTCRLSNPLGCAQLGCRASQTVTVERGGSTAWSSTTTYDDYAYTSRATPPDTAGATCGATKVSLAWDYDAKNGCTASASGQVEYTCDGTGTSWGCRVTRNDWTQLAATKPLPATSPHRFYGFWSYGVKKARTFDTDMEASTYEAGLLTDDKLMDVSQFDANGQVTTGAKEAGSLEAGWYVRYGASREQTGSGTAIVNGCVVWNSFEAGAASGMCSASGNHSARVYQAGFVGGAANCAEGFYTAAAGGSGSGTWRRFSKRDVVAAPADPAPQRTLERVDIILNEPGTGPRRVGVSLENEALQSLYQLELDRSGHDCRHEANRCE, encoded by the coding sequence ATGAATGCCTGGAGCCATCTCCGCCGCGTGTCCATCACCGCGCTCCTGCTCGCTCCCGCGCTCGCCCGTCCGGAGGAGTCCACGCCGAAGGCCGCCTGCTGCCAGCTCACCACCTCGCTGGCCGCCGAGGCCCTGCGCGGTGAGGACCTCACCGGCGACGAGCGCTTCTTCACGAGCGAGAGCACGCCGCCCAACGTGCACTTCCTCATCGACACCTCGGCCTCCATGCGCGAGCTGCCCCAGGTGGACGAGGGCAACCACGAGGCCTTCTTCGCCTCCGGGGATGGTTGCACGCAGCCGGACCTGCTCGCGGTGGAGGCCGCCAATGGGTGGAACCCGAACGTCGCCTACCCGGTGCCGGACCCGGACCACCCCACCCTGTTCAGCGACGACAAGCTCTACGCGTACATGTTCTGGGAGGACCTCAACGCTCCGGCCTTCCAGTGGAACTCGAAGGAGGACGCCTGCGCGTACCAGCACCCGGCGTCCAGCGACCCGACGCGGGTGGGCTACGACGCGTGCCTCTCGTGCCTCCAGCAGAAGGGCTTCTACAAGCGGCCGGGGGCCACGGGCTCGAAGCCAGGGAACGATCCGAGGCGCCTCACCTACGTCTTCACGGGCCGCTTCCTCAACTTCAACCCGCCCAAGTACGTGACGGCCAAGGCCACGCTCAAGTCCATCCTGAAGGACATGCGGCGGGTGCGCGTGGGCCTCAGCTCCTTCGACGCGGACAACACGGTGCACGGCGCGCTGATGTCCCTGCCGCAGGGCCCCACGTGCGACCAGCTCCGCGCGGACCCCAACGCCTTCGAGACCGCGCGCACCCACTACCTGGCCGCGGTGGACGCGCTGCGCTTCAAGGCCGCCACCCCGCTGGCCGAGTCGCTGCTCAATCTCGGGCAGTACTTCTCCTCGGACAACAGCCTCTACACGGACACCTTCGGCTTCGACGCCAGCTACCTCAAGAGTGGCTTCCAGAACGCGGCCCTCGCCCGCCCCGAGCGCAGCTGGTGCTGGGGCTGCCAGGCCACCTCCATCGTCATCGTCACGGACGGCGAGCCGAGCGCCGACGACCACGTCCCGGCCGCCGCCCTCGAACGCCTCAACGGCGGCCCGGTGACGTGTCCCGCGACGGAGCCGTGCCCGGAGGACGCGCAGCACAAGCTGGATGACGTGGCGAAGCTGCTCGCCACGCAGGACCTGCAGCGCGGCAACCCGGCCGTGGTGGGCGACTTCGACACCGGCGGCCAGCAGAGCCTCACCATCCACGCCATCGGCTTCGGGGTGAACGCCAACATCCTCAAGAACGCCGCGCGCGTGGGAGGCGGGCTCTACCACTCGGCCAATGATGGCGCGGGGCTGAGGAAGGCGCTGCAGGACATCATCGCCAACGTGGACCGGCGCGCCACGTCCTTCGCGACGGCGTCCGTGTCCGGCATGCAGCTGAGCGGCGCGGGGGGCACGCTGGTGCCCCGCCTGCGTCCAGGCCGGGACCGGGACGAGCCGTGGCGCGGCTACCTGTACCGCTACAAGCTCGCCTCGGAGCTGCTGCTCGGCTGCGCGCCGGAGCAGGCGGCCAGCGGCTCGGACCCGAAGGACCTCAACGGGGACAAGGACTGCGAGGACGTCCACCTCATCGACGCGGACGGCGACGCCGTGGTGGAGGACGAGCTGGGCGACTTCGTGAAGGTGAAGGACCGGCTGCAACCGGCGAGGCCCTTCTGGGAGGCGGGCCAGAAGCTCAAGGCCACGGCGGCGCCGACCCAGCGGTGGAAGACGCGCGACCTCTACACCCTCGTGGACAATGGGGGCCCCCAGGGGAACCCGGACGGGCGCCTCGACGCCAACGACACGCCGGTGGAATTCACCGAGGCGAACGCCGCCCTCCTGCGCGAGTCCCTGGGCATCGGCGACGGCGGGTGCACGGTGGCCGGCGAGAAGCTGGGGCCGGACGACTGCGCCCGCGCCGTCATCCGCTACTACCGGGGCGCGGACGTGCTGAACCCGGACAAGGCCCGGCGCGACTTCGACCGGCCCTTCCTGCTGCACGACATCTTCCACTCGGCGCCGCAGAACGTGGAGCCCCCCATGCCCCGAGCCTTCTGCGGCTTCTCGCAGCAGTGCCTGCAGACGCTCTTCGCCGGCCGCACGGAGCGGAAACAGTACGAGGAGCCGGGCACGGGCCGCACGCACGACGCGTATGACGAGTACGTGTCGCTCCACAAGGAGCGCGACCGGGTGGTGCTGGTGGGCTCCAACGGCGGCATGCTGCACGCCATCCACAACGGGCGCCGCTCGGGGGAGGACCCGCTCACCGGGCTGACCCAGCACGACGAGGGCACGGGCGAGGAGCTCTGGGCCTTCGTCCCGCCGGACCTGTTGCCGAAGCTGCTGCCCAAGCTGGGCAAGCATGGCTGGTTCGTGGACGGCACGCCCATGGTGCGCGAGGTCTGGCTGGACGGCGTGGGGACAGCCGGAGACGCGGTGGCGGACGGAGTGAAGCAGGCCAGCGAGTTCCGCACCGTGGCCGTGGTGGGCTCGGGCACGGGCGGGGTGCACCGCTTCGCGCTGGACCTGACGGCGCTGCTGCCCAGCCCGGGCGCGAATCAGCCGGGGCGCGCGCCGAACCAGAAGGGGGACTTCCTGTGGATGTGGCCCCAGCCGTGCGACGCGCTCGCGCTGCAACTGGGCGAGAGCGATGGCCACTTCGCGCCCCGTCCTCCGCCCATCGGACCCGTGGCCCTGGCGGACCCGGAGGGACCCTGGAGCGTGGATGGCAAGGCGGCCCGGGAGGAGTGGGTCGTGTTCCTCAATGGTGGCTATGACCGCTCGCTCAGCCGGGGCCGGGGCCTGGCCATGGTGGACATGAAGACGGGCGAGACGCTGTGGAGCTTCTTCCACGGCGACGGGAGCGCGCGCTCCGAGCACCTGCGCCATCCCTTCGCGGCCAGCGTGGCGATGATGGACATCGGCGGCGAGCTCAGCTCGAAGCCGGATGGGGACCTGCTCTTCGACACCGCGACGGTGGCGGACTACGGCGGCCAGGTATGGACGGTGCGCTTCTGGGAGCCCGGGGAGCGCACGCCGGAGGGACGGGTGGGCAACTGGTTCGCGGCCCGCGCCTTCCAGGTGAAGGCCTCGGGCCCGGACACGGTGCGGCCCTCCTTCAGCTACATGACCTCCAACACGGTGCAGCCGGACACGGGCTACCTGCGCACCTTCGTGGGCACGGGGGACCGCTACAACCTCGCGGAGAGCGGAGGGACGACGTGCCGGCTCTCCAACCCGCTGGGGTGCGCGCAGCTCGGCTGCCGGGCGAGCCAGACCGTCACCGTGGAGCGCGGGGGCTCGACGGCCTGGAGCTCCACCACCACTTATGACGACTACGCGTACACCAGTCGTGCGACCCCGCCGGACACGGCCGGTGCGACCTGCGGCGCGACGAAGGTGTCACTGGCCTGGGACTACGACGCGAAGAACGGGTGTACGGCGAGTGCCTCGGGCCAGGTGGAGTACACCTGCGATGGCACGGGCACGTCCTGGGGCTGCCGGGTGACGAGGAACGACTGGACGCAGCTCGCGGCGACAAAGCCACTGCCGGCCACCAGCCCCCACCGCTTCTACGGCTTCTGGAGCTACGGGGTGAAGAAGGCACGCACCTTCGACACCGACATGGAGGCCTCCACGTACGAGGCGGGCCTGCTGACGGACGACAAGCTGATGGACGTGTCCCAGTTCGACGCCAACGGGCAGGTGACGACGGGGGCGAAGGAAGCCGGTTCCCTGGAGGCGGGCTGGTACGTGCGGTACGGGGCCTCCCGCGAGCAGACGGGCAGCGGCACGGCCATCGTCAACGGGTGCGTGGTGTGGAACAGCTTCGAGGCCGGGGCGGCCAGCGGCATGTGCTCGGCCTCGGGCAACCACAGCGCGCGCGTCTACCAGGCGGGCTTCGTGGGAGGGGCGGCCAACTGCGCCGAGGGCTTCTACACGGCGGCGGCCGGGGGTAGCGGGAGCGGCACCTGGCGGCGCTTCAGCAAGCGGGACGTGGTGGCGGCCCCGGCCGACCCCGCGCCCCAGCGGACCCTGGAGAGGGTGGACATCATCCTGAACGAGCCGGGGACAGGCCCCCGGCGGGTGGGGGTGTCCCTGGAGAACGAGGCCCTCCAGTCCCTCTACCAGCTGGAGCTGGACCGTTCCGGCCATGACTGCCGGCACGAGGCGAACCGCTGCGAGTAG
- a CDS encoding prepilin-type N-terminal cleavage/methylation domain-containing protein gives MRARRGPRGFTLVELLVGTAVGAVVLAGIGLVFISQASQYQAHASRRAVQSSVRQALGFLEHHVRNAGYGVDPDRAILAYDSYDAAGDARVDGYPDGLTVHARSLHFRRLATEVGSDYLRFDKALERPLRKGEILLVLCPGAIRYAYVTVGETAPAKATSVRLDTTAAPVDSPAGPPGALFREHDALGDACFHDGESPVVVKVERTSFYVASFDDDGDPATPGATPYLMQHRGVDINGDGRIDGADATPIAVGIEQLQVAYILNALGKNTPPLVGVDDTVPWGETWHTETPGTDRPRLNDAYASPRRLTSHPANIRQVRLTLVARSTRPDTQREGDDVLTPGAPGAEGPALPTGTTSWRQLENLGTAPASAFDPRGGGFTRAVLREAIAPKNLLMRSQFIPVQPGGG, from the coding sequence ATGCGCGCGCGTCGGGGCCCTCGGGGATTCACGCTGGTCGAGCTGCTCGTCGGCACCGCGGTGGGCGCGGTGGTGCTCGCGGGCATCGGGCTCGTCTTCATCTCGCAGGCCTCGCAGTACCAGGCCCACGCGAGCCGCCGCGCGGTGCAGTCCAGCGTCCGGCAGGCGCTGGGCTTCCTGGAGCACCACGTGCGCAACGCGGGGTATGGCGTGGACCCGGACCGGGCCATCCTCGCCTATGACTCCTACGACGCGGCCGGCGATGCGCGCGTCGATGGCTACCCGGACGGGCTCACCGTCCACGCGCGCTCCCTGCACTTCCGGCGCCTCGCCACCGAGGTGGGCTCGGACTACCTGCGCTTCGACAAGGCGCTCGAGCGGCCTCTTCGCAAGGGAGAAATCCTGCTCGTCCTCTGCCCGGGCGCCATCCGCTACGCCTACGTGACGGTGGGAGAGACGGCGCCCGCGAAGGCCACCTCGGTGCGGCTGGACACCACCGCCGCTCCGGTGGACTCGCCCGCGGGGCCTCCGGGCGCCCTCTTCCGCGAGCACGACGCGCTGGGAGATGCCTGCTTCCACGACGGCGAGTCGCCGGTGGTGGTGAAGGTGGAGCGCACCAGCTTCTACGTCGCCTCCTTCGATGACGACGGAGACCCGGCCACTCCCGGCGCCACGCCCTACCTCATGCAGCACCGGGGCGTGGACATCAACGGGGACGGGCGCATCGACGGGGCCGACGCCACGCCCATCGCCGTGGGCATCGAGCAGCTCCAGGTGGCCTACATCCTCAATGCATTGGGGAAGAACACGCCGCCGCTCGTGGGCGTGGACGACACCGTGCCCTGGGGCGAGACGTGGCACACCGAGACGCCCGGCACGGACAGGCCCCGGCTGAACGACGCGTACGCCTCGCCGCGGCGCCTCACCTCGCACCCGGCCAACATCCGCCAGGTCCGGCTCACGCTGGTGGCGCGCAGCACCCGGCCGGACACGCAGCGCGAGGGAGACGACGTGCTCACCCCGGGCGCCCCGGGCGCCGAGGGCCCCGCGCTCCCCACGGGGACCACGTCCTGGCGCCAGCTCGAGAACCTGGGCACCGCGCCCGCCAGCGCCTTCGACCCGCGCGGGGGCGGCTTCACCCGCGCCGTGCTGCGCGAGGCCATCGCCCCCAAGAACCTGTTGATGCGCTCCCAGTTCATCCCCGTCCAACCGGGAGGAGGTTGA